In the genome of Triticum urartu cultivar G1812 unplaced genomic scaffold, Tu2.1 TuUngrouped_contig_559, whole genome shotgun sequence, the window AGTGTCAGGATTGAGGTGTTCTCTTCTCAAGTCTTTCTAGCCCATTCAACTGAAATGTCGAAATAATATATTCGTGACAGGATAAACACTTATCAGCTGGAGTTGTAGCATTCGGTAGCTGATTTCTGTTACATCTCAAATACTTGGCACGTCATTGTTGTCATTGGTTTGGAACTTGTAGCCCTCTTTTGGAGATGTTGGTAGCTGTGGTTCTAGATTTAAGCCTGGCGGTATGTTTAGCTGGTCTTTGCTGTTCCCGTTGATCAAGCAGTTTGGGATATGTCCCGGATGACTAGGCTGATGCTTGTATGAACTTCTATATGGTTTTCTTAATGAAAATCGTGGGGAAACCCCTCTAAAAAAAAATTTGGCACGGTGTTTACTGACTGGGAATTAATATTAATAACTAAAAAAGCAAAAGAAGATTTGGATGAATTATTTGGTTGGACTAAACTGTGTACTCGTGGCTGTTGAGCTCTAACTGCAAGTTACTATTCGTTGTTACATCGGATTTGTGCGCAGTTTGTCTTAATGTTTACTCTTCATATGACTGATCTCAAGATAGAATCATACTTAAGTGCTTGTTGACATATTATCAACAGGGAAGTTACATTGCCGGCTTCcaaatatgaacaaacataaaagGCCTGAAAGCAACACGGCCATTATGCGGATCCATCTAGCCTAGCTTGGCGAGGACATCGCTGAGAACAGTCTTGGTCTCGCCGTAGTACTTCTCGGCCTCGGTGGGGCTCTTGATCTTGGCTGCATGGTCAAGCTGCAAACAAAATGGAGAAGCTCACACCTGTTAGTCCTGCAATTCTTCTTGAGAAAATGTTCAGGTTTGATGCAGTAAGAATTAAGATGGCCATGTTTCTGAAGAGACATAAGGTAATAGCTGAAATTGCGAGATGGTAGGTTTCTTACCCCGTCGAGGGTGGCGAAGAGCTTGCCGGTGAGGTCCTTGAGGTCCTTCTTCTCCTCCTTGGTGGTCTTGGAGGAGATGACGGTCTTGAGGTCGTAGCGCAGGTAGGAGGCCCTGAGGCGGAGGTCGTTCATGACGTACGGCCATTGCTTCTTGTCGATGAGCGGCTTGAGGTTGAGGATGTCCTGGGCCGACTCCTTGGCCcgcaccgccgcctccgccggtGGCAGCGGCTGCAGGTAGAACCGGTTCTTCAGGGGCAGGTCGAAGTCCCTTGCCTCGTCCGAGTTGTCCGTTCCGGCTGAACACACACACCCAAATCATCCATCAGATCAGGCGTAAAATTCTACTCCTTGCTATACTATATTATTATTGTGTAAAGCGAGTATAGATGATGTACGAGCGGCTGGAGGCACTCACGGAGTCCACCGGAGAGCGGCGGCGGGGGGCCAACCTTGATGGCCGCGACGGTGCCGGCGTGCACCACCTGAGCGAACGCGCTCCCGACGACTCCGCTGGCCATGAGGCCAAGGACCGCGCGGCGACcggcggcctcggcctccgccGACGACGCCCTCACGGTGAACCTGCTGGCGCGCCTGCCGGCCGGGCCTGGGAGACGCACGCCCTGCGACAGGCCGGTCATGGACGCCATGGTTTGCGCCATCTCAAGCTTTGCTTCTCtcttctcttcttgctctgtgTTTCTCTCTTATCCCTCTTGAGAAGCTAGCGATCTCTCGATCGACTGCCAAAAATATATGAGGAGGACGTGTAGCGTGTTGCTGTCCTATGCGGCGCGAAACCTTATCTGACTGGATAAGTTCGCGGCCAATGCGCGCGCGCCGTGTGGCACCGGCTTGTGGCATGCTGCGTCGCCTGACCTCCATTTGGATTGCGCCCTGGCCAATGAGTGACAGACATGTGTCGACGGTGCTTGGGCTTCAGTTGGCCAGTAAGATTTCCTTGTTTTGTCACTTTGTTATATCTGGATAATTTCTTTTCCCAGCAAACACCATGGCCGATTTCTTTATCAGCATAGCATTTGAAATTTCACTTCACATCACTGCATTAATCATTGTGATGGATTATAGTAACTCATTAGTCCAACCAAGTTTTATTGAGTTATAAGTTGTTTTAACATATTTTCCCTATATTCAATTGTTGTTTTCTCATGAAAAGACTATAAAAAGTAAGTTTaccacaacacaactctagagcCGCAGTCTTTTTTGCAGATTTGCGTTGATCTCATCTATGTTTCTCGCCCTATTTCATCGGCGATGTTGCGGACTTGCATCAATCTAATATATCACAATGTGAGCTAGAGAGATCATTCCTCACCCGACTTCCAAAGATTGGCGCCAACACCTGTGCCAATGTCATTGGTATTCTTTTCGCCAGCATCCTATGGGAAAGCTTAGGGTCTTAGGGCTTGCAATGGATTCAACACCAACCTCAGTTGTCTAGGTAGTCATGAAGTTATGGCCTATTAGGGCGCAGTAAGGTAAGAGATTTGTCAACCCGATCAACATTGGCAGGAAGGAGTGAATGAATATGCAATATGTGATAAACAAAACTTTTACGAAATGTTCGGTACAGTGTTAGTCACACAATTGGAAGCAGAGCAGACTAGCGGTGGCTATCAAGAGCATGGTTTTTTGAAATGTGGGTCCAGGCGCACCATTTGTGAACAATAAAATAAAAAATGGtaattttttaaaataattctaAATTACTGCTGACATTGTTCAATCTAGTATCCAAGAATTTATTAAGCTCATCCCGTAAGCACATGTACACATCTTGGTTTTTACCGTTTGAAGATGGAAGAAGATTCGTTCTCTTACCCATTTCAAAGTTAAGCAAGAGATAACTCATAATTTGTTATGCACTCGCACTTGCAGCTTGGGTCACTGAAACTTAATGATAATTACTCACTCCTTCATCCTGAGAAAGGATCCTGGCTATGAAAAAAATGGATCACTAGCTTGCGCAACAAATTGAATGAAACTTCCGTCTGAAGTAAACATTTCAGTCTGGTGTTTGTTATACCATttaagggcaccatctaagttcGAGAACTTTTGATACTTCAAGGCTGCAACACATGCTAAGTGTGACTGAGATTCTTTTTTTTTTCTGACAGGTCCTTTTGTGCTCGAGGTTGAGGTTGAGGATAAACTTTTTCACAAACCACGCTCATGAAAATGCAATACACTTGAATGGTAGATTCTACCACGGAAGTCCATGAATGCTGGCAAATTTGGTTGTAACATACATGACTGCGTGTTCTACTCACGTGTGAAGTTTAACGAAGAAATGACAATTGTGGTATTCTAAAAAAACACCAAAACAAAACTATAAAAAAATCCATGTTTGAACCAATTTGGAGGGCCGATTTTCTTTGTCAAGAATACGACAATTTTCTTTGTCAGGTAGAATGGATAATGTATGTTAACCAAAAATTTAGAATTATTTATTTTTTGCTATTAGATTCTACTATTCAGTTCATCGTATGGTGCCAACCTCAGGTCGAAAGAGCACTGCAATCTGCACATTTTTTAGTAATTATATAAAAAGTCAAACAATTTTAACATTTTTATAGAATCAAATATGATTAAGTATTGTACCGTATAAAATATTTGACCAAGGAATTATTCCTGTTGACTTTAAGGAAAAAAATTATGAGGACAAAGAAGCATAAACAGTACTTGTATATAGCATTTTGATTTGTTTTTTTCTGCCCAAAATAATGTGTACGAGTACAATAATTGATCATATTTAACTTAATTTTTGGGCTTTTTTATAATTACTAAAAAAAATCCGCATATAGGGTGCGCTGGCATCCTGGTTCACCTTGGTATTTCTCACTGCGGAAGCGCCTAAAATCAAACCCTCTGACCCGCCATCAATGGGGGCTCGCCGCGGCCGACGGCGATCTCTCATCTTTCCCTCCGCCACACCGCGTCCTCATTAAGCACACGCGCAAGGTCGCGCCCCCTCGGCATCCAGCAGACGAGCCTCTCTCTCGCCCGCAGGTGCGGCGCCGGCCCATTCCTTCCGCAGTTCCATTCCCACGGGATCTGATCCGGTGACTATTTGCACGCGTCGCCGTCGTCGGGAGCTCGTTCTCGCGGCGCGATTACGATCTTCGGACACCCTTACCCGAGCTTCTCCGCCCGACAACTTCGTCCTCATTCCTCAGCGAGCGCCCTTGGTGAGCTAAATTCTTACTTCAGTCAAACAGAGTTTGCCTGAGCGCGTGTTTCCATCTCATTGCCGGCGAATTTGAGGACTTCTCCTACGCACTTTCTTGGCCAGTTGATTGAAACAGAAGCATGAGAAAGTCACGGATAACTTAACAGCAAGTAGTAATCTCCTAGGAACTCTCATTTTGTTGATTCCTTTCCAAGATTCAAAGAAATGCTGTATTTGGTTGCCTCTTCAGTCTTTGTATACACCTAACTAGATTAACCCGCGGGTTGCTGCAGATGAACTATAAAAAGACTGAAATTGATTGGAGTAGAACCCATAAAGTATACAGGAAAATTAGTTTTGAGGGGATTTTTTCATTGAGTAGAATTCATAAAGTATACAGGAAAGTTAGTTTTGAAGAATCTAAACGGTGTGGCTTTCAAATGAAGAAGATCTGCGGTCCGTTTGGTTTATGCCTCAACTCACCCTACCAAAAAATTGGGCATTCCAAATGCCCTACCACTCAATACACATCAAAATTAAGGTTGAAAACAACAAAGTTGATGTGGCTGAATCATAGAAGAGATAACTAGCAATAACGGcttttcaaaaaataaaataactaGCAATAACTGCAGTTAGAGTAGATTAAACTGTATAAGAACATAGGATATGCATGGAAGGAATGTGTCTTGTGTGTATTCATGGGTTTCCGCTTTGATGTTACTTTCCTAGAGTCCAGGGACATCTGTTGCAGCTTTAACCTCGTAGTTTGAGACCGCGGTCTTATCTTTTATGCCGAGTCTTCTCATCACTGCCTTCTTATTAGGGAGCACAGCACATGACGATCCACAGACATGGTATGCCCATAGCCCATTGGAGACATGTTTGATGGTCTCCGCTGGTTGGAAACAGCCTATTTTTTCAGTTATCTGACAGATTTCCATTGTGTTCTGTTAACTACTGCACTACGATTCTCTATTTTTACTGCACCATCACATGAACTGTAGCTATGGGCCATTGTTACTCTGCATCAGAGTAAAACTTAGAAACCAATCATTGTCCAAATCATTTTTCATTTAGGCGCTCTTCGCTTCACCACTCTGATTTTAGGCTCTCATGACATCATTGAATATCAGTTTGTTTAGCTGGATACTTATCTTAATTCCTTTTGTGAATAATTACCGTTTCACAGCTCGCGCTTTCTATTTGTAGTGACCACTCAGTGGATGTAAAATAGTCTGAACGCTTAACAGCAGAAGCCTGGACGGCAGTTCCATTTATACGGCTAAAAACTTCACGATCATTAAGTTACAAGCACAAACTGTTTTATTTATTCACTCAAATACACACAGCAAAGTGGGGCGGAAGTTCCTATGAACTGCAGCTCATCGGAAAAGCATACAACCTCATGTTACCAGTACAATAGTATTGCCACACTATATGGCTATAACATTGTAGCACACAGTTTATTTATCCTCGGCGGCTTATTTCCTGCGCACCTCAATTCTCACAAGTGCCTCTTGACCCTCTCGTAGACTGCATAAGTGATGCACATTATTTTATGAAGGTGGAGAAAGATTTCTACACAGGGGCAAGGAGCACCTCATCCCCGACATCAGTGTGATCTTTAACTGGCAGGTCGGTGTTCTTATCAAAGGGGAATGGCTCCAGTTTTGGCTGCGCTGCTTTCAGGATCATTTCAATTGGCATTTCTGGCTTTGATCTTTCCAAAGGCGCCACTGGATCAACACTTGGGTCATGACCCTGCAAAGAGTTATAGATTATTTAAAATAGGCTTGCAAATGACACATCTGTTTTATTTTAAACAT includes:
- the LOC125529418 gene encoding oxygen-evolving enhancer protein 3, chloroplastic-like, with product MAQTMASMTGLSQGVRLPGPAGRRASRFTVRASSAEAEAAGRRAVLGLMASGVVGSAFAQVVHAGTVAAIKVGPPPPLSGGLPGTDNSDEARDFDLPLKNRFYLQPLPPAEAAVRAKESAQDILNLKPLIDKKQWPYVMNDLRLRASYLRYDLKTVISSKTTKEEKKDLKDLTGKLFATLDGLDHAAKIKSPTEAEKYYGETKTVLSDVLAKLG